The following DNA comes from Brassica oleracea var. oleracea cultivar TO1000 chromosome C5, BOL, whole genome shotgun sequence.
CTATATGTATGATTTGTTTATTGTCATTATTATTGCAATGATCAAATGAGATCTAGAGCATAGTGTCACATCACATCATTAAAGCACAAGAACGTTACTTTTTCGTTTTTCTCAACTCTCACTGAACTTTTACTTATTTATTACAAGAGACCGTTGAGATTTGTCTAGAAATTAAGACACCAATGAACACTGTTTTGTAGCTGTATGCGTATTTATATTCATAACCTTTTCTCTCCAAACAATCGCCAACTCGTTGAAAGACCCGAGATTAGTACAATATTAATACTACTACTTACTAGAGGAATCAACATTAATACATTTTTAATGAACAATGGGAGTTTAAATGATTTTAAAATCATTTGATAATAGTTCTTCAATTACCCCATTCCCACTGGCTAATTACACAAGTAGCATTAAAATATGAGCTACACTAAAACCCAAACGGAAACATGAATATTAAAAACCTAATGGTAAATATACCTGAACTATGCCTACCTTGAAATGAAAAAGTCATTTGTCTAGGGTCTTTTTATAATGTAAAATTTTAGGGCCCCTAATCTCTAATTTATTTTGTATCTAGTAAATGTAATTTAGTTAGTTTTTACCAGATTTCAGATCCATTTTTTGTTTGAATTTTTTTTTGTTATAATCTGTTTTAATTAAAATCCTAGAGACTATAACTCTTTTTAAAGTCATCAACTTCTAAGTTCTAACCCATGCAAATTATGATGATTTACTGAAAAAATCACAAAAATAAAAATTGATGAATTTTTTGTTGACTTTTAAGGTTTTATCTATTATTATCTGGTTATATATATTTTGTATCATTTGCTTTGAATATAAGTAAATGTCTTATATAGTAACTAAGTTTTAGAGACTTTAATATTCTTAAAAGTATCATCATTTTAACACAATTTTAACCTTTATTTTTATGTTACTAATTTAATACTTTCCATCACATTTTATATACTATGATAATTTGGTGAAAATTTTCAATGAACCAAAATAAATTAATCAAAATTTTTACATTCTAAACTTTGTGTATCATCTTTTATTTTCTTATTTTTAATCCATGTGGCAAAAAAATTTATTTTGAATTATTTCATTTTAAATATACTACTCATAAAATTATATAGACAAAAATATAATCTCGCCTCAGAGGTCTCTGTATCTCTTCGCACGGCTTTGAATGCACACTTGGGTAAGAAACAATCTTTGTAGTTAATACTTGAAATCCAGTTACATATTACACTAAGACGAAAAGTAAGCATTCACCGTACACCCGAGGTTGAAAAACTGGTCATGCATCATGTAAATGCAGTAGCTAAAAATAGTTAACAGTCTTCTTTTAATACAGACGATGTTTATAATACATTGTATGTAATAAATACAGTGCATTGTACGATCTTATTTAATACTCAAACCAGTCTCTTCTTTTAATGTGGAGCACGCAAACACTAGCCATTAAATATCTCTCCACTCTCCTCTTCTCTTTGTACGTTCCTACCACAAACTCATATCTTCTCCACAGACGAAGAAGGAGAAGAGCTTATCTATCAGCTACCATCATGAGTGTTCTCCATCTCCTCACTCTCTCCCTTCTAATCTCTGTTTCAGGTATAACCACCTCTCACCACCTCCATCAACGGCGGCTTAATATCTCATTCAAAATGTTGTTCTTTTTCTCACAGGAGCAAAATTCTCCGGCCGACCAGGAGTCAACTACGGCCAGCTCGGAAACAACCTCCCGTCACCGTCAGACTCAGTCAGCCTCATCAAATCCCTAAACGCGAAAAGCGTCAAGCTTTACGACGCCAACCCATCCATCCTCGCCGCACTAAAGGCCACCGACATCGTCGTCTCCGTAATGGTCCCCAACGAGCTCATCGTCAACATAACCAAATCCAAAACCCTCTCCGACGACTGGATCAAATCCAACGTCCTCCCTTTCTACCCCTCCACCAAGATCCGCTACCTCCTCGTCGGCAACGAGATCCTCTCCTCCCCGGACTCCGAGCTTAAATCCGCTTTAGTTCCAGCAATGCGCAAGATCCAACGCTCGTTAAAGACCCTCGGCGTGAAAAAAGTCAAAGTGGGGACCACGCTCGCCATGGACGTTCTCAACTCCTCCTACCCTCCTTCCAGCGGCGAGTTCCGGTCCGATATTTCCGGTTCGGTTATGAGACCGATGCTACAGTTCCTAAACCGGACCAAATCGTTTTTTTTCGTCGACGTGTACCCGTACTTCGCATGGGCCCAAGATCCGGCCCATATAAATCTCGATTACGCTATTTTCGAGTCCACCAACGTAACCGTGGTGGATCCGGTGACGAATCTCACTTACCACAACCTCTTTGACCAGATGATTGACGCTTTCGTCTTCGCGATGAAACGCCTCGGGTATCCGGATCTTCGGATCTGGGTCGCGGAAACGGGCTGGCCCAATAACGGAGACTACGACCAAATCGGAGCGAATATCTACAACGCCGCCACTTATAATCGTAATGTAGTCAAGAAACTCGCCGCCGAGCCGCCTGTAGGTACTCCGGCGAGGCCCGGGAAGGTTCTCCCGTCGTTTATTTTCGCGCTTTACAACGAGAATCAGAAAACGGGTCCGGGTACGGAGCGGCATTTCGGGCTCCTGCATCCGAACGGGAGTCAGGTTTATGAGATTGAGCTGTCGGGGAAGACGACGGAGTATAAGGAGTCCTTGCCGGCGCCGGAGAATAATGAGGTGTACAAGGGGAAGATATGGTGCGTTGTGGCGAAAGGAGCGAATTGGACTCAGCTTGGTGATGCTCTATCGTACGCTTGCTCGCAGGGGAATAATACTTGTGACCCGATTAAACCGGGTGGATCATGTCACAAACCGGATTTGATGGTTTTCCACGCCAGCTACGCCTTTAGCTCTTACTGGGCTAGCTTTCGGAAGGTCGGTGGGACTTGCTACTTCAATGGGCTTGCCACTCAGACAATTAAAGATCCAGGTTAGTCATTAAACAAACTAATTCGTGTCAAATTAGTTCCGGTTATGTTTAAACCGGAGAATGATTTCGGGGTTGCTAAATTGTTCAACTCTTTTGTCGTTTGACCAGGCTACGGACGCTGCGAGTTTCCTAGCGTGACATTGTGACGACTTACGAGTTACGACAGTGTCGTGAAGAGAGAGAGACATACGAGGAAAGACCGCAAGGTGTTACGGCTCTGATTAGCAGACCTGGCACGTTAAACCGCAAGATGTGTATGGCTTGATTACTAGAAACTGCAAGATGTTGTTTATTTAATTTGTTCACTCTCGAATAATAAAAACTCATGAGTAATAAATTGGTTTTGTCTATTAACGTGATGATTCTCTTTTTTTGGGCAACACGTGATGATTCTCTAAAGAATACGATACCAAACTCTTTTTTTTTTTGAACAACACCATAACTCTTTTTCACTTTGCAATTAAAAGTCAACCCCTGAACTTTATCTGTTTGCTTTTCACTTTTATACAAAGGTGAAAGGGTTGTATTTGCACGTGACTTAAGAATTAACAACTTCATATATACATGACGAGACCAAAAAGCAAAGATCTAACCTTCAAGAAGGTAAAATAAATAAGAACGAATAATATGCTAATACAAATACTGAACGCCAGTTCAAATCCAACGTATTTTTTTTCTATTTAACCAAATCTAAGCTCTATATTTAACATTCATACTATAAATCTAAACATAGCCTTAGGGCATCTGCCATCAGTGAACCCCATGGAAGGGGTTCACAAAATATTTTTTATTATTATTTTTTTCTGTTTGATTTTTGTTAAAAAAAATAAAAATTAATTAATCGGATCAATCGCGAGCCGCCATGTGCCGTGGGACTCGTGCTACAGTGATGACCGGGATTCAGTGCAGAAACAGGTTCACTTCTTTTATTTATTTTAATATTTTTTTTTTCGAAAATTGTGTGTTCAGTGACGCAAATGCTCTTAGTAGTCTTGAATCTCAGTCACTGTCTCCGATTACCATAGGAATGGGTAAACTCTATCGCAGGTTGTGGACCCAAAGTGACAAAAGACGTCAGACAAATAATGTATGAGTCAGCTATGACACGAGCACCACTTATCTTATCAATTTTTTTGCAGGCTTATCTTATCAATTAACAATTCAATAACTCGATTCAAGAGGCATGGCTCATTCAATACGCTGTTTCTACTTGGTAGAAAATTATAAATTTATATTTATAAGTGTGTATGTTTCCAAAAATAGGAAAGTATGTTTTCAGAAAGCGGAATTCAATCTTGAAGAAAAAACGGATATAACACGAAACATGTTACATATGCAAATGCTACGGACCAGACGATAAATCAAACTAGAATAACTTTATTATAGGGAAAACGATTAATGTTTACCACGATAACGAGTTGTATCAGTTCCACTCTACAAGTTAACAGAATACAAATTTTGCTTTTTATTTGTACTCAAAGCCGTGTTTCAAGTGAAATTGAGGTGATGATGTTAACTTAACTAGTACTAATATACTAAACAAAAAAAATCAAATACTAATAACTATCCTAATGATTGTGGTTTAGAAATTGGATGTGTTTTTATAAACATGGCTTTAGATAACACGAAGAGTTCCAACCACATAATATTCAAAGACAAAAAAATTGACGGGCCATCTTAAATCTGTTTTATATCATTGTCAATAATTGAGATTAGGTGCCAATCTACACCAGAAGACCACTATAACATTATAATCTATGGGCTTACATATAAAAATATTAACCACGTTAACTATCATGAGTGTTACTAGGAATCTCGAAGTTTCTCCATGTTATTTACACACTATACTATCAGACAAGTGGGTCAATCAGAGAGATGCATGCAGTCAAAAGAGGATAAACTCGAGAATAAGATTTAAAAAACAAATTGAGTAATTATTCACAGCCAATGACATGTAGCCACCTGTCAAGTTAGAGATAAGAGAATAGAAGCCAAGCACCCACCGTGAGTCGTGACCGACTCCAAGGAGCCCACAGAAAAAAACAAAGAAGGAGAATCAGTTTATTTTGAAAAATTGCAAATAGAGAAGAATATTTAAAAAGATACTCTCTCAAGCCTTATCCAAAAAATACGCCACTTTCTCCCACTAATCTGCTGAAAAAAAACTAGTCTTCTCCGTGAATCTCTCCACCACTGATCCTTTACAACTGATTCTAGGTTTCCTATTCTTCTTTCAATGGATACTTGTCTCTCAAATCAAGCGGCGCTCTCGTTTCTCCCCTCGCGTCTGAGGAGACAGAGCGGCGACGGAGGCGGAGGAGTATTTTCCCTCCCTTCGATGAGGAAGGTACAGTATAGATCGATGGTTGTGGTAGCGACTGCGGGGCAGAGCCGGTGCGAGCCTGGAAGCAGCCTTAACGCGCCGCTTGAGCTGCGATCGGCGCAGGGGAGGTTTCTGAGAAGCGTGCTGCTTAACAAGCGGCAGTTGTTTCACTACGCCGCCGCTGATGAGCTCAAGCAGCTGGCTGATGAACGCGAAGCAGCTTTAGCTCGTATGGCTCTAAGCTCTGGCTCCGACGAAGCTTCTCTCCACAGGTCCGTCAGCGTTTACTTATTCTGATTCACTACTTCACTAATCATTCGTAGACTTGGATACATTTATATACAGAAACCTGTGAAATATCATTGGATACTTGTGTACATGCTGTTTTCGTCTCCAACACGTAAGCTTGTACACACTGATTATGAGTTTTCTGATTCTTTTGTGTTTAATTAGTTGAATTCTGTTTATAGTGATCTTAGAATCATACTAATGATATACCTATGTTTTATTTATTTATTTTGTGTTCTCATATTTTGCCTTGCGAAGCAAGTTTTGTTTTAGGGTTTGTTTGGACTGGTTTGCTTATCTCAACTTTTCTTGTGGTATTCTTCATGGACTAGATAATTTCATCCAGCTTTGATTTACTACTACTTAAATTAGATTGACACTGTTTTACTCATCTGTGTTAGTTTCTTGCACGTGTTATCAGCTCTCTCTCCACTTATTGTGCTGTCTCTGCAGCTCTTTCTTAAGCTTAAATTGCATGTCGGACCATCCTATACTCTGTTTTTATGGTTTTATTACTCTTTTACTAACCCTACTTTCTCTTACTTTGCCTTGTGATACAAGTGCTGTTCTAGGGTTCGGTAGGGCTGGCTTGCATTTCATAACTTTTCTTGTGATAATTTAATTCATCGTTGATTTACTTCTTAAGCCAGATTAACACTGTCTTGTCAGCTCTGTCTCCACTTATTATCCTGTTTCTGTAGCTCTTTGTTAAGCTTAGTTTGAATGTTAGACCATCTTATACTCTGTTTTTATGGCTTTGGTGTTCTTTTTACTAACCCTATTTTCCTGATTTTCTGTGTATTTGGCAGAAGGATAGCTCATCTCAAGGAACGTTACTGCAAAACAGCAGTCCAAGACATAATGTACATGCTAATATTCTACAAATACTCCGAGATACGCGTCCCTCTCGCTCCTAAGCTCTCTAGATGCATCTACAACGGAAGACTCGAGATCTGGCCTACAAAAGACTGGGAGCTAGAATCAATCCACACCTGCGACGCCCTCGAGCTCATCAAAGAACACGTCAGCGCAGTCATCGGGCTACGCGTCAACGCATGCGTGACTGACAACTGGGCAACGACGCAGATACAGAAGCTCCATCTCAGAAACGTATACGACGCCTCCATCTTGTACGGTTACTTCTTGAAATCCGCTTCCCTCAGGCACCAGCTCGAGTGTTCCTTGTCGGATCTCCACGGAAGTGGGTACCTGAAAGGTCCCGTCTTTGGCTCCTCGTTCACGACGGGGACTTCGCAGATCTCCTCCGCCAAGGAGCAGCTGAGGCAGTACATCACGGGGTTTGACGCCGAGACGCTGCGGAGGTGCGCGAGGCCGAGGACGGAGGAAGCTAGGAATCTGATAGAGAAGCAGAGTTTGGCTCTTTTCGGCGCGGAGGAGAGCGATGAGACGATTGTGACGTCGTACTCGAGTCTGAAGCGGTTGGTTTTGGAGGCTGTGGCGTTTGGTACGTTTCTTTGGGACACGGAGTTGTATGTAGAGGGAACGTATAAGCTTAAGGAGAATGGTAATGCAGAAGAGCAAGAGAACAGAAGCATATGAATGCCAAAGCTTCATGATCCTCTGGTGTAGTGTGTATATAAGAAGTTTCTGCTAAATTCCCAGGCAATTATTTCTTGTATAGCTTTTTGCTTAGTTTGAAGTTGTTTCCACGGCTGAATAAGAATATGGTCCTTATAAAGAAAAGAAATAAGGAATGTTAAACTTTATCGGTTTAGTTGTTATAGTTTCCATATTTGAAAAACCAAAACAAAATCTGAACCAACCGTGAAAATAAAAGCCTTCTATTTCAAAATAATATATATATTTCAAAATTTTCTTATCTTATTAATAAAATATACTCCTCTATTTCACAAAGATTAAGAAATTTAATTTTCTTTAAAGTGGTTAAAAAATATAATTTAAAAATCATTCAACCAATTACAGAAATAACTACTTCTAATTGATTACACAGTTTTCAATAAAATTAAAAATAACATAAAAATATCAAAATATCATCTATTTTGAAACAACAGAAATCTTCTAAAACATCATCTATTATGAAACGGAGAAAATATTAAATATCATTTATATATGCATAATTTTTTGTGATTATCTTTTTCTTTAATTTTACACCAATAAAAATCTAATAAATGTAATTACATTTTTTTTGGAAATTTGCAGTTAATCATTATTAGTTGATATACATTGAATGATATCATTTTCAAACAAAAATTTAATGAAGCAGAAGGAGTACAAGATAATAAAATAATTCCATAAAATGAAAGCCCAAAAAGGCCCACAGCTTTAGACCTATCAAACTCCCACTTCTCACTAGAGTGAATGAATTGTAAACAAACTGGTCATCTTTTTCAATTCCGTTTCTCTCTCTCTCGCCGGAATATTCTGTCTACTTCAGCTCCCTTATCGTTCGCCACCGTCGCGTATTCGCCGGTAAGCATACATCCTTATCTCTCATCTCCCTCTCCTTTCCCCTTGGAGGCATTTAGGCTCTCTCATTCCGCGAATCGCGCGTGATTAGGGTTTATGAAATCTTAACGCCTCTGGTTTCAAATTTTCTCAGTGATTTTGGATAAGGAAGATGCCAGACGTACAATCAACGGTGTTGGAGTTTGTTAACAAGCTCAGAAAACGGTATACGTTTCTGTAATTTCGTAAAACCCTTTCGTTTAGAGAGTTTCTGATTTGATCATATGGATTATACAGTAAGATTGAAGGCTCACAGGCTACAGCCAAATGCACCGTTGAGCTACTCAGGTCAGTGATCTCTCAGCAGCGGGTGCCTCACTCAAACCAAGCTTCAGCTCTTATCGATGCTGTGAAAGCCGTCGGTGAACAACTGGTCGCTGCTAATCCTGTTGGTATGTTGTGATTTCAACTTCTCTATAATCAATCAAAGGAATGATTTTTTTTTTGTTGGATGTGATGATTTCTGTAGAGCTTGCGGTGGGGAATGTAGTTAGGCGGGTTTTGCATATAATAAGGGAGGAGGATCTCTCTTTAGCTACGGCAGCTATGGCTGGTTTGGACTTGCTTGACGCTAGTGATGACGATGGTGAAGATGATAACTGCAAAGGAGTTGGGTATTCTGCTATGTCTGCGGCGGTTGCTGCAGCTGCAGCTAGGAGTACGCTACGCCCTCCGTCTTTGCAAACGCTTCTCGAGGGGACTCCTGAGTCTGCGGCTGTTCCGTACACTTCTTCGTCCGGTGCTGATTCCGAAAGCAAAAGTAAGTGTACCTTTCTCCATGGCTGTGTCTCTTCTTTACAAGTGTTATTCTTTTTATCTGTAGAACTTTATGTTGCCTGGTTTAGATATGGCCTCGATGCTTATGGTTTTGTTTTGGAACTGTCTAAGACGGGGACTTTAATTTGAGTGTAAATAGGAGTTTTAGGCTTGGGAAAGTTTAGGAACTGTAGAAAGCGTTATGATTCTGGTAGTTCTATTGCTGGATTTCTCTGTGAATTTGTGTTGCTGAGTTACAGAGGGAAACAAAAGATTCAATTTCTGTTTTTACAGTCTGGTTTTAGGGGGTTCATCTCGCTTTGTTTGAAATTATTTTGATGAATCAATGGCCAATGTTGTGTTTGGTAGCTAGAATATTTTCATTACTTGTTGATATTAATGTGGTTAATGTACTTCTTTTAGCTGCGGATAAAAGTTCAATAACTCGGAAGCTGAAGCATGATGTTATAGAAGGAGTCAATCACCTGATCCTCGAGATTTCCGGTTGTCATGAGCAGATCGCTGAGCAAGCTATAGAGCATATACATCAAAAGTACCTTTTTGTCTCTGTTCCATTTTATTATCTGTAACTTGCAATAGACCTGAATGCTCGTTTTTTATCAGTGAGGTGATTTTAACCCTGGGTAGCTCAAGAACAGTACTTGAGTTTCTGTGTGCTGCAAAGGAGAAAAAGAGATCATTCCGTGTATTTGTTGCCGAAGGTGCTCCAAGGTTTGGTGTCTCCTTTTTCCTACGTTTCATAATTACCATTGTTGGTGTCCATATAAATCCGCTGTATC
Coding sequences within:
- the LOC106295798 gene encoding LOW QUALITY PROTEIN: probable glucan endo-1,3-beta-glucosidase A6 (The sequence of the model RefSeq protein was modified relative to this genomic sequence to represent the inferred CDS: inserted 2 bases in 1 codon; deleted 2 bases in 1 codon) encodes the protein MWSTQTLAIKYLHSPLLFVRSYHKLISSPQTKKEKSLSISXTIMSVLHLLTLSLLISVSGAKFSGRPGVNYGQLGNNLPSPSDSVSLIKSLNAKSVKLYDANPSILAALKATDIVVSVMVPNELIVNITKSKTLSDDWIKSNVLPFYPSTKIRYLLVGNEILSSPDSELKSALVPAMRKIQRSLKTLGVKKVKVGTTLAMDVLNSSYPPSSGEFRSDISGSVMRPMLQFLNRTKSFFFVDVYPYFAWAQDPAHINLDYAIFESTNVTVVDPVTNLTYHNLFDQMIDAFVFAMKRLGYPDLRIWVAETGWPNNGDYDQIGANIYNAATYNRNVVKKLAAEPPVGTPARPGKVLPSFIFALYNENQKTGPGTERHFGLLHPNGSQVYEIELSGKTTEYKESLPAPENNEVYKGKIWCVVAKGANWTQLGDALSYACSQGNNTCDPIKPGGSCHKPDLMVFHASYAFSSYWASFRKVGGTCYFNGLATQTIKDPGYGRCEFPSVTL
- the LOC106295721 gene encoding uncharacterized protein LOC106295721, with protein sequence MDTCLSNQAALSFLPSRLRRQSGDGGGGVFSLPSMRKVQYRSMVVVATAGQSRCEPGSSLNAPLELRSAQGRFLRSVLLNKRQLFHYAAADELKQLADEREAALARMALSSGSDEASLHRRIAHLKERYCKTAVQDIMYMLIFYKYSEIRVPLAPKLSRCIYNGRLEIWPTKDWELESIHTCDALELIKEHVSAVIGLRVNACVTDNWATTQIQKLHLRNVYDASILYGYFLKSASLRHQLECSLSDLHGSGYLKGPVFGSSFTTGTSQISSAKEQLRQYITGFDAETLRRCARPRTEEARNLIEKQSLALFGAEESDETIVTSYSSLKRLVLEAVAFGTFLWDTELYVEGTYKLKENGNAEEQENRSI
- the LOC106292586 gene encoding translation initiation factor eIF-2B subunit beta; its protein translation is MPDVQSTVLEFVNKLRKRKIEGSQATAKCTVELLRSVISQQRVPHSNQASALIDAVKAVGEQLVAANPVELAVGNVVRRVLHIIREEDLSLATAAMAGLDLLDASDDDGEDDNCKGVGYSAMSAAVAAAAARSTLRPPSLQTLLEGTPESAAVPYTSSSGADSESKTADKSSITRKLKHDVIEGVNHLILEISGCHEQIAEQAIEHIHQNEVILTLGSSRTVLEFLCAAKEKKRSFRVFVAEGAPRYQGHLLAKELVARGLQTTVITDSAVFAMISRVNMVIIGAHAVMANGGVIGPVGVNMAALAAKKHAVPFVVLAGSHKLCPLYPHNPEVLLNELRSPSELLDFGEFSDCLDFGAGSGSPLLQVVNPTFDYVPPSLVSLFITDTGGHNPSYMYRLIADYYSADDLVM